A window of Plodia interpunctella isolate USDA-ARS_2022_Savannah chromosome 3, ilPloInte3.2, whole genome shotgun sequence genomic DNA:
CGAAGCTAACATGATGTCTATGGAACGAGGTGATAAGAATCTTTTCAGAAGAGTTTCCCTGATATTCTCGCGGCAACTAGTCTGAGGCTTCTGTGAACATTGTGTGATGTTCTGAAAGGAGATTTAAGTAGATTTACAtttagttgaaaataaatgggCTTGCAGGTTAATAGTCTTTGAAATAATGGAAACCAGGGCTGAGTTGGCCAAAACGGTACTATGACAATACCCTCTGCTTTTTCTCTAGTAATTTTTTGTAGGGTTTTTAGCACAAGAGAAAATGGTGGAAAAGCGTAAAAATAGCCCAATTTTTTCCAGTCTAATGTGAAAGCATCCACAGTCCAAGCTTGTGGATCCTGTTtccaagaaatatatattttacattttgcatTATATCTACTGGCAAACAAATCTATAACCGGAGAACCCAATTATTCAATGGTTTCATTAAAGGCATAATTCGCTAATTCCCATTATGTATCTTGAAACTTTTTTCGTGACATAGCATCGGCTTCCACGTTCTCTTTTGTGTTAATATATTCCACCGTTTTCGCACCAACTCCAAATGTCTCTCGATCGATATTTATCGAGATGAATAAACTGGACACTACccattttgtttatacaaGATATAGCAGTGATGTTATCAATACGCATTAAGATCTCACAATTATATTCATCTTTAGCAAAAACTTTAAGGGCAAACAAAGCAGCTTTAAGCTCTAATTCATTAATGTGTAAAGATTTTTCTTCATCTTTCCAataaccaaatattttattatctttacaaTATGCCCCCCAACCGGATGTTGAGGCATCTGAGAAGATTTCTAGACGGtattcgttattttttttattccattatcGATGTGTTTAATCACTGTTCAACAGATCtgtaatttttacatattgatTGTATGAAGGGTTATTAAGgagctttttatatttaaaacggtcgaaagttgttgtgtataGGCAACCGTATTCTATAGCGGGACATGATGAAGTCAAAAGACCTAATATTTTCGCGAATTCTcgtaaatttagtttatgaGATTTTGATAGGCTGACtaacatttcttttattctAGATCTTTTCTGAATTGGAAGACTAATAGTCATGTTACTGGAATCGAAAATGAAAcctaaaaatttacattgattTAAAGGTCTTAAACAACTTTTTTCAAAGTTAACTATAAATCccagattttgtaaaaaattaagtgtaCAATTCAAATTTCTGTAACAGTCAGTGTAAGAAAAttctaacaataataaatcatccaaataaataatggacGTTATATTGCGAGATCTTAAGTATTGTACGACAGgttttaacattttagtaaaaacaTAAGGTACGTTACATAATCCGAATGGTAATCATTTGAATTCGTACAGATCTCCGCAATATTGAAATCTAAGATGCTTTCTATGTGATTTGTGTACTGGAATAAGAAAATAAGCATCTTTTAGGTCTATTGACGCCATAAAACAATTAGgggttataagtttaacaacGGTACGATAGTCCTCCATTATAAAATGAGAggtttttacaaatttgtttaagcatttaagatttaatataaatcttttgtCTCCGTTAGGTTtagttactaaaaatatgCTCGACAAGAATTCTCCGTCCTCGCGGTTACATTTAGAAATTGCGTTGATATCTAATAGTTTTTGTATCGCTGATCTAGCCTGAATATTCGGATTATTACTGCGACtaggtaatttaataaatgggATCTTGTAACCTTGAACCCACTCCAATATAAGTAGGTCGTCAGTTACTTGTGACCAGTGCGATACGCACTGTGTCTCTGTCTCTCCACATCCACCTCTCGACGAGGCGACTGATGGCCTCTCGTTCGACGCTGGCTGGTGACCCTCTCCGGAGGAGCTCGACCCTGGCCTGTTTGTTTGAACCTTGTAATTCTTGGAGATTAAATGATTGTCATTTGTTCTCAGATTAGATGAGTTTTTGTTTAAGTAACCTAGTTGTTTCTTAGTTCTCCTTATTATGGGATAGACTTTGCGAATTTCAGTTCTTCGGCCAGGTTCTCTCCGAAAAGAAATTTGTCTCTAGTAGATTCTAAAACAGTTCCTCTCAGTTTCGTATTTGTAcaataactaattaaattacgGCGAGTTTTTGTTTCGGCGAAGTGAATGTCGCATAAGAGGCGACATGCGTCACTAATTGGTTGATCTTTTTAGTAGATTCATTAGAAATTACATCTTCTACGGCCTGTCCCAGAGCAGATATGGCGATAcctaattgtttttgtttttctctaATTGAAGAATCGCGTTTAGTAATGGCAGTTGTCAAGGCTGCCTTTGCCTCTGGATTAAGCAGCGGTGCTGTTAAAAGATCACAATTACTTGGGATATAGTACTCCTCCATCAATTTGGCCTTTGCCTCGGTGGATAAACCTTTGGCAAGAATTTCTTGCCATCTATTCGCGACATCTTTATGAAGCGGCTTCCCAAAGGAAACCTCTGCTTTTGGGGCATCACCATAACAGTGACAATGACAAAATATCGTCCTGTAATGCAATATCAGCATTTGTACTTTCCTGGTTATCCTTTGAAGTCGACGGCGTAGGTTCCTGCACAGTATCGACTCCATCGGGCCCTCTGGAACTTCGTCGCTCCAGCTCTGGTGACGACACTGATGCCGCTGTTAGGGGCGAGTAGGGAGGCCGCGGTGGTGTTTACGAGCCAGATGAATGACCCCTCTGATCGTATCGAATCTGTATGGATTTAAATGACAACTATAGAACTTGTCATACAATGCGGCTGGTGTTCTGTTAAGGAGCCCTTGGTTACAGCCGGTTTTTTGCTATAAGGCAGGCCAAGTGAATGATGAAAATGTTTGACTCTATAGCGCGGCCCCTTAAGGGGGGCCAAGTAAATACTGCATATCTTTTGCTGTACAGCGCGGCCGATACCCCCTTAAGGGGCCAAGTAAATACTGCATATTCACCGCTGTACAGCAAGGCTGATACCCCCTTAAGGGGCCAAGTGAATACTGCAGATTTTCGCTGTaccttattattattcttcaagtaatcaaataatatatctataaacaGACACTTACCCTCTGTATCAGATGATTCGATTACATGCTTCTTCTTAACTTTCCTTGAAGTCTTCTTATTTTCCTACGAATTTCCTCCTCATGTTCCGTTGATTTCCTTTTCCACATGTTTAAAGATCACTACTAATACACTACAATATACGTCGTGAAAAGACGTGCGAAGGCTAGCACATGAAAATGCACAATGAGCCAAGAGCGGGCGCGGCTCACCGTAGGTGAAGGTAGAAAGTGGGGGTTAACAacgattttatatatatatattttttaaatcttgatACAAATGTGCGTGAAGGTATGTGCATAGCAATGCCACTATACGTTATGTAAACCATAAATCGCAAGAATGAATCTGTGAAACAccatttggtcaactgtggtcataaattgatataaacttgattttcactgaagattttttatcttcacgtgtgaagtgttccgagctttttttcgtttactggctcgaaaattttaggTGAGGCATATctcatagttttcgaagtatcttatggaaaatgatttttaccaatatttcggcactcgaatatgctacattattgtatattttcacaaacgattgcgtacataatgaaaggtttaataaagtactctaaaataaacgttttaatcgacatagcaaaagacggcaaagcttttgtgtacctaacatataCAGTGCTGCACTCTGTCGGGATAAATGCGCAGTaggcagtaatactccctactccctattttaaaaagttaggTAACTGATACAAACAATACTCGGCATAAGTTGAACCAAAATGGCGGCCGTCAGCGCAGGTTTAATTAAAGATGAAAGTACCTATTAGAAAGGATTTTTAGTGATtactatttatgaaaaataaaccacTATTTTGAATTTCGCGGGTAATCATGAAAAATCCAATTAAACCTGCGCTGACGGTCGCCATTTTGGTTGGACTTCGAGGTTCGCGTAGAATAGTTACTTCTGacagcataattatatttttagggttccgtacaaaaaataaaatacggaACTCTTATACGATCACTCGTGCGTCTATCTGTCCGTCCGTTTATCACAGCCAATTTGCTCTAAATATACTGGACAGAAtcaggtgaaatttggtaagatgATTAGTCCTATACGCAATTACAAACGGACCGTGATACCTAGGTATCACGTGATAACTAggtatcataaataataaattttcacagatTAGGTATTTCTCTTGCCGCTGCAGTCTGATTCGCTAAAATACGGAACTCTTATACGATCACTCGTGCGTCTATCTGTCCGTCCGTTTATCACAGCCAATTTGCTCTAAATATACTGGACAGAAtcaggtgaaatttggtaagatgATTAGTCCTATACGCAATTACAAACGGACCGTGATACCTAGGTATCACGTGATAACTAggtatcataaataataaattttcacagatTAGGTATTTCTCTTGCCGCTGCAGTCTGATTCGCATTTGGTCGGTTATTTGTGTCTACCCATCCcagattattaatttctatgaccaatatttttgtatagtcGTCTTTTCAACAACattttcacacaaactttcacctccACTCTCATTACAATCTTTtgatagtttatttttgagaaaaaaagtagcttatgttTAAATGAAagataccaaatttcatcaaaataggtaAAGCGGTTTAACCGTGAAAACAGAAAAGACAGACAtactacttacatatatttatactattaatacgtatggaattagtatggattttgtAAGGAATTTCATGATTGTATGTCAAAGGGAAGTACCCTGTAAGTTTTAAGACTTcctgtaattacttttttgacAAATGTTGACTTCTAAGTTTGATTTTTCACAGCTTTAGAGGACCATCGACCATCGAGGAAAAAGGGccttgacagacggacaatgcgtgaagtttaatttttttagttagGTCGGTAgggaattataaaataaataaatttaaacttccACAATTTTGGCTATGCATTTCACATTTGTAAGCTACTTTGCAAACGTTTTTAAGAACTGGTATGCATTATCATCAACCTAATTCTGTGTCCAAGGCACAGACAGGTCCATGGCGATAAAATGTCTGTCTGATTGAACTTATTTCTATTGATAACCTTTATATTGATAAACTATCGccacattattaaaaacatttctcATGTATTTAAGTACTGAATAAGTAGTTAACGCCACAAAACTTTAACTCGATTGACTTCTGTGGTTAAACACCTACATAGTGAAATGACGACTGTGAGTAATGCTATTCTATTAAACTAGCAATATTTGTAGATCGTCGccataaacttaaaaactatcGGATGAGTTTTTGTAAGATTTTCACCATcattttataagatttaaataGGTTGTGTGATtcatgaggaaggtttaggtatataataatttattatggttttacccgagcgaagccgggacgggccggtaatatgtacattatgaTCATATCCGTAGGTATCCGTCTCCTtttgggtggttcgcagagcgtttcgaccgttGCGGTCGCGctatcattacaatttttcaaattttaacagatacaagaatgagttttactataagactgtacattaattactctgtatcaattttatgaatgattgattttggaaataattctttcctcaagaaaattgacggattgttatgacagcgcgaccgcagcagtcgaaacgctctgcgaactaCCCTTTGgagaatgaatttattattgcatCCAATAGCTATAGTTGTTTATTAGCCACCAATAACATATAGAGCTCGTGTTAATGGCCAGTGTGGCCAATGTCAGTAATGTAAGTAAGACACTGACATCCTTGTGCATACTAATAAGTATCATAAACGTAAAAGTCTTTCTGTcacgttttatttaatgacCCGGTAAAATATAGGCAACCGGTGGCGTAGCTACGCACTAGTACACagcagctagtataataataatttatatccaatttttatttactgcgtTGACAGGACAGATATCAGTTATGGGGTGGATGCTTCGCAGAAGAGCCGTCCGATGCACTACGGCGACTCAACGACTCTCTAGCGGTGGACTGCCGGATGTTCCGTGAAGATATCAGTGGCAGCCAGGGCTGGGCGCTTGAACTTCATCGCAGTGGGCACTTGAACGACGACGACTACCTGGCCATTAAACAGGGATTACAAAAGGTAAGCCGGTAGCCGTATCTATAGGctacatttatattgtttactagctgcgacacggggctttgctcccatgggaatttcgggataaaacatACCCTTTGTGTTATTCCTGGTTATACCTATTTggtacctgtgtaccaaatttcataataaaaggtccagtaggttttgcgtgaaagagtaagaaatatacatacatacatcctcacaaacttttgcatttataatataataagtaggtGTTAGTAGGGTTAGTATCACATGTAgctaccatacacagtaaatTTCTCAAATTTGATGATaggcaataaattataattaaaatgttattactcGTTAGTAAATTTCAAACaaagttttagttttcttttaacttgCGTCTTAGGTAGCACAAGAAATAGAAGATGAACTCTGCAAATACGGAAAGTTGAGCGATATTGAAGAAGACATACACTCAGTGGTGGAGCGGAGGCTTCACAAACACGCGGGGGACGCGGCACTCAAGCTGCACACTGCCAGAAGCCGCAACGACCAATCAGCCACTGACACGCGGCTGTGGATGTTAGCTTCCTTTCAAAAACTATCGGACGCACTAAAAGATCTTATCGCGGTAAGTAcgtaaatcaaatattttaggcAGTATTTGCCTAAATACCGTAGTAAATACCTAAATTGTATATccataaaaaaactttcttcGAATTTAACTTTTTCTGATTCTTTTTAGATTTTGGCAAATCGAGCggagaaagaaataaatataatcactCCAGGTTACACTCATCTTCAACGCGCACAGCCAATAAGATGGAGTCAATTTCTTTTAAGGTAGGTATAAAATTTCGTAAGAATTAATTCAGTAATAGACTAGGAATGTCATTATAGGAAAGAATACTGTACCCTATACCTACGAATTGTCCAGTTCACTTACAATAAGTATGAAATGTTACTAGCGAATTGTGTGAAATTTTCTTCTGCAGTCATGCCTGGGCTTTTCACGGCGATGTCACCAGACTGGAGGAACAAAACAAGCGCTTATCTATATGCCCCCTGGGCAGTGGTGCCCTTGCTGGTTGTGCGCTACCTATCGACAGGACTAGACTAGCCCATAGCTTGGGCTTCCAAGGCGTAACGCCTAACTCAATGTTTGCAGTTTCATCCAGGGatcatataggtaggtactataggTAATTATGAAAATCTAATCGACGCGTTTAATATTAAGTTAGAATGGACAATATACGAGTAGCTATAGCAAGTTGTCGAACTTATTtgatagcaataaataaagtacctataatataaataaagttctttCTTTCTAGTTACTCACTGCCCTAACAAACATGCCTTGGCATCTTGGCATGCAGTAGGTAAGCTTGGCTAGCTTACCTACTGCATGCCAAGATGCAAAGGTACCTACATCGGGAAGTAGATACTTACACAGCTTGTAGGAGTAATGTAGCAATGTTCGGTTATACAACGAGTGAACAGTTTTCTCCATTCCTAGGTAGAATcttattttcttcataaatgaattaaatatataatcgtAACAAACAGTGTAAGATCGCTTTTGTTACAGTGGAATTTTTGAATTGGTCGGCGCTATGTGGAGTCCATCTTAGCAGAATGTCCGAGGATTTGATCATATACAGCTCACAAGAGTTTGGTACAGTACGTCTCTCGGATCAGTTCTCAACTGGCTCCAGCTTGATGCCCCAGAAACGCAATCCCGATGGCTTGGAATTAGTTCGCGGAGCGGCAGCACTCCTGTTAGCAGACTCTGTTGCAGTTATTTCTACTTTGAAGGGTCTACCGAGCACATACAATAAAGACCTTCAATCAGATAAAGAAATACTTTTCAGATCTTACGATAAACTTGCCGACTGTCTCAAAGTTATAAACGGAACTATTGCCACATTAGAAGTAAGTAACGTAGTATTGTGTGATGATATAATGTTTTCGATCTACAttctaaacaataaaattaatgtattttcgtGCTAGGTAAATGCTGAGAAGGCCTTAGGTACCTTGGAGCCGACGATGTTAGCAACAGATCTTGCCCACCTCCTGGTCCGGCGCGGAGTGCCGTTCCGGCGCGCTCACCATCATGTCGGAGCCCTCTTGCGCCGGGCTGCTGAATTAGGAACGGATTTACTGAACCTCCCTCATCATGAATACACTTCTATTTGGTAAGTAGGCTTCTGGCCCCAGACTACGATGTTCAGCTAGGTAACGCTTCCATCAACTGCAGGCACCTGCTATCTTCTATTTTTTACCTAAAGTTATTGCCAAACACATTTCCATACCACTTCTTCTCCTGGAAGCTAAGGTAATACAATACGCTGTGACAAAAGGTAAGtcgaaaaagaagaaaagtaATAGTTCCATAGTAAGTTTGTTGCACATGTTAATAAGACTAAAAACGTTAGTTATCTAATACTAGCCCGCGACTTCAGTCGTTTGGACTCTGACTCCAgtaaatttcacaacaaataatgaaaagatATTCgaattttatatctcaacagtaAATGCTCATTAGACAACAACTTTTGCTAAGATGTCATTCTATATACTATTAGGTGCGGTCCGGGgattcgctcccatgggaatttcgggaaaagaatatgtatatatgttattccaggttatattctatccgtgtacaaaatttcataacaattcgtcgagtagattttgcgtgaaagagtaacaaacacacatacttacatcatcaaaaaatttcgcatttataatattagtatgctGTACAGACAACTTttgtttactgttttattatatgtgtatatatttattgatctgTATGGCTTCatctataggtatttattttccagCCCCGAGTTTGGGAAAGAAACAGACgttcaatcaatattttcttgGGAGGCGAGTGTAGAGCAGTACACAAGTTTAGGGGGCACGGCGAAGTCAGCTGTCGAGCATCAAATATCGCTGCTGCGGAGGTGGCTTCAACAACCGTGACTTGTGTAacgatttatatattaataaaatctatgacaaatcaaattatgtcATTGTAACTACCCTACAAAAGGCAATTATAGTAACTgtattatattactagcttttgcccgcggcttcgcccgcgtaaatttcatagcaaaatctcagtatgTTTTTTATCGCGCACCtataagactggtaaacatatatgattcaaattcgcattttttctcatctttagttcaaattccagtttcccgctgcgtgtctcgtctcgcaaacttgtccaatcctgcttcctgctatgtatgtaatgtaaagaaaatatttcgttCGATTCCCACTACGTa
This region includes:
- the Argl gene encoding argininosuccinate lyase isoform X2, translated to MTTDRYQLWGGCFAEEPSDALRRLNDSLAVDCRMFREDISGSQGWALELHRSGHLNDDDYLAIKQGLQKVAQEIEDELCKYGKLSDIEEDIHSVVERRLHKHAGDAALKLHTARSRNDQSATDTRLWMLASFQKLSDALKDLIAILANRAEKEINIITPGYTHLQRAQPIRWSQFLLSHAWAFHGDVTRLEEQNKRLSICPLGSGALAGCALPIDRTRLAHSLGFQGVTPNSMFAVSSRDHIVEFLNWSALCGVHLSRMSEDLIIYSSQEFGTVRLSDQFSTGSSLMPQKRNPDGLELVRGAAALLLADSVAVISTLKGLPSTYNKDLQSDKEILFRSYDKLADCLKVINGTIATLEVNAEKALGTLEPTMLATDLAHLLVRRGVPFRRAHHHVGALLRRAAELGTDLLNLPHHEYTSICPEFGKETDVQSIFSWEASVEQYTSLGGTAKSAVEHQISLLRRWLQQP
- the Argl gene encoding argininosuccinate lyase isoform X3, translated to MFREDISGSQGWALELHRSGHLNDDDYLAIKQGLQKVAQEIEDELCKYGKLSDIEEDIHSVVERRLHKHAGDAALKLHTARSRNDQSATDTRLWMLASFQKLSDALKDLIAILANRAEKEINIITPGYTHLQRAQPIRWSQFLLSHAWAFHGDVTRLEEQNKRLSICPLGSGALAGCALPIDRTRLAHSLGFQGVTPNSMFAVSSRDHIVEFLNWSALCGVHLSRMSEDLIIYSSQEFGTVRLSDQFSTGSSLMPQKRNPDGLELVRGAAALLLADSVAVISTLKGLPSTYNKDLQSDKEILFRSYDKLADCLKVINGTIATLEVNAEKALGTLEPTMLATDLAHLLVRRGVPFRRAHHHVGALLRRAAELGTDLLNLPHHEYTSICPEFGKETDVQSIFSWEASVEQYTSLGGTAKSAVEHQISLLRRWLQQP
- the Argl gene encoding argininosuccinate lyase isoform X1 gives rise to the protein MASVANVSNDRYQLWGGCFAEEPSDALRRLNDSLAVDCRMFREDISGSQGWALELHRSGHLNDDDYLAIKQGLQKVAQEIEDELCKYGKLSDIEEDIHSVVERRLHKHAGDAALKLHTARSRNDQSATDTRLWMLASFQKLSDALKDLIAILANRAEKEINIITPGYTHLQRAQPIRWSQFLLSHAWAFHGDVTRLEEQNKRLSICPLGSGALAGCALPIDRTRLAHSLGFQGVTPNSMFAVSSRDHIVEFLNWSALCGVHLSRMSEDLIIYSSQEFGTVRLSDQFSTGSSLMPQKRNPDGLELVRGAAALLLADSVAVISTLKGLPSTYNKDLQSDKEILFRSYDKLADCLKVINGTIATLEVNAEKALGTLEPTMLATDLAHLLVRRGVPFRRAHHHVGALLRRAAELGTDLLNLPHHEYTSICPEFGKETDVQSIFSWEASVEQYTSLGGTAKSAVEHQISLLRRWLQQP